One Halioglobus japonicus DNA segment encodes these proteins:
- a CDS encoding Rieske 2Fe-2S domain-containing protein has protein sequence MSQLRDPGDFVTAQVGTMPLLLNRDRHGGLNAFINACRHRGARLTTAPCGSARAFKCPFMCRVRSLFPTWRWRRIRWSSCRWLSERGLSGCNRGVGRSIGTRA, from the coding sequence GTGAGTCAATTGCGAGATCCGGGTGATTTCGTGACGGCGCAGGTAGGTACCATGCCGCTGCTGCTCAACCGAGATCGTCACGGCGGGCTCAATGCATTTATCAACGCCTGCCGGCATCGTGGCGCGCGCCTGACCACGGCCCCTTGTGGCAGCGCCCGTGCGTTTAAGTGTCCCTTTATGTGCCGAGTCAGGTCGCTTTTCCCGACCTGGCGTTGGAGGCGCATTCGCTGGTCAAGCTGCCGTTGGTTGAGCGAGCGGGGTTTGTCTGGGTGCAACCGGGGGGTGGGGAGATCAATTGGGACGCGGGCCTGA